The following nucleotide sequence is from Coffea eugenioides isolate CCC68of chromosome 3, Ceug_1.0, whole genome shotgun sequence.
ATACATGACATGAAAGCTAGACTTTAAAAGGCAAACTTGAAAAACACAATTAACAACTTAATATCATTTCCAAAATAGGTACAATATAAGGATGGAAGTCATCGATGGACAAGATGTAGCAACAATAATATTATTTGAGGACTTGGCAACTAATTTTATTGGATGCCCAATACAAGAATATATAGATAGCACTACATCTTTCAAGGTAATATcctaaaaattattaaaataataaacACATCAACTCTTATTAGTTAAGCATTCAATTTAAACCTATCTGATTTACAAATACTGAAAACCCAACAGGACAAGGAGAAATCAAAGTTGTATAAGAAAATGATTGCCGCAAAGCATAAGGAGTTCAAATTCCTCGTCAAGCTTAATAGGATCGGGCACTCCTCTCATGGACATCTATCAATGGTGGCAATAGCATTCGAGCAACTATCAAATACAAACAAACAAGAAGATGCTACTCCATCTATTGCATCTGAACAACATGCTCGACAAAGCataataaaagacaaaaattcAAAGGTGATTGAAATTAACGATGATGTTCCACTACAGTCCTTCAAAACCAAAAAAGGGGGAGCAAGAAGTAATGCATCCAAGCTCAAAACTCCAGTCGAGAAAGATTAAAACACTAATGATTACTGTTTCACGTTTAatatcttctctttttcttcatctttCATTCAATAAAATTGCTTTGCATTGCTTACTTTACAAAATTTTGTAACATGCAATTCCCACCCTTGCTTCTATTCCCAACTCTACATTACAAAGGTAAACTCAttataaaaacaaaacaaaatgatATAACTACATATCATCCAACCACGTGCAACGCACGTACGGTATCACTAGTATGTCCAAAATTATAGAAGTGTTAGCGCGAGCGTAAAATTGAGTATCATGGATACAATATTCCTATATAACGAGGTTTACAATTTGAACTTTATTAGCCTCTTCTTCCTtgtctttctctttttcttttgtatccAATTGACAGCATTGAGTGGTCTTTTGTTCGAATACTAATGCTGACACTAATCAACAATATTTGACAGTTGATTGCTAATCTCCCGTTGAAATACAAATACTAGTTAATATTTATCATCAATACACGATAGTTTTATATCCATTATTATTTCATTGATATCGGGGAAATTTTatcaaagaagaagaaaccgTAGTTGAATTTGTTCATAATTCTTGCTCCTGTGTTCGGTAAGGAGTCTCTTAATTTATAAGTAATATTTTAATTTGTATCTTTATATGTTTTTCAAGAAGTTAATTCCAAAGGACAATTGCTATTACTAATGTATACCAGATACCCTGGTTATTTCGACTATTGGAATTAATGATGCATACATGCAAAATTACAAACCTTATTGGACAGTGATTCCATGAAATCTTTAAGTGAAACTAGAAATCAGGTAATTGATAGTTGGAATTGTAGACTTTTTATACATAATAtgttttctttttatctttttttagaaaaaatattgTAATTGGGAAATCAATGTCCGATTGTTGACGTCTTCACAATTTTCAAAGTCTGATCACCTTTGCATGAGCTCATTTTCCATATTTacattttttactttaatttccatttatttttagttttttattgattagttgttttttcttttatttttcatattctgttttgggtttttctccttttttttaattctgGTATATTGTGTTATGTTacttgatgatgatgatgattcagtaaagttcaaaattttctatttgaattggatatatattttttaattttctaatgATGATTATACATATTGTCAATCTTTGGTGTTATTCAATTGGATACCTCAAATTTTAATAGATAAATTCaaaagaattaattttttttgttataacAATTTTAGGTCCCATTTTAAGATAGAAAagaattatttcttttttttgtgaCGATTTTATGTCCCATTTAACCATA
It contains:
- the LOC113766647 gene encoding replication protein A 70 kDa DNA-binding subunit B-like gives rise to the protein MTVERLETQVTHIDIDLHNMAQNLAALRPTRPCFDNFREHVFYTSNAIVNDIENKAELYYNACKGCNTKIINFEEDAECPKCNYPTKDFTPRYNIRMEVIDGQDVATIILFEDLATNFIGCPIQEYIDSTTSFKDKEKSKLYKKMIAAKHKEFKFLVKLNRIGHSSHGHLSMVAIAFEQLSNTNKQEDATPSIASEQHARQSIIKDKNSKVIEINDDVPLQSFKTKKGGARSNASKLKTPVEKD